A region from the uncultured Bacteroides sp. genome encodes:
- a CDS encoding tRNA-dihydrouridine synthase family protein has protein sequence MQDEKKVPIHFAPLQGFTDAPYRNAHEAVFGGIATYYTPFVRVEKGDFRTRERRDIEPENNTVRHIIPQLIAATPDEMRKVIALFQQKGYQEADLNLGCPFPILARRHKGSGILPYPEEVERLLQCMKEFPDMQFSVKMRLGWEDPKECLALLPLLNNYSLKQITLHARVGKQQYKGETDRDSFETFYNECRHPLIYNGDINTLEDINEIVSRFPNISGIMIGRGLLANPALALEYQQDKKLSQKEMLGKVKAFHAVLFDYYEAHLQGNDQLVNKVKTLWEYLLPDMDKKFKKKIHKCTKIEIYRAAVAEALRV, from the coding sequence ATGCAAGACGAAAAGAAAGTCCCCATTCACTTTGCTCCCCTACAGGGTTTCACCGATGCACCTTACCGCAATGCTCACGAGGCTGTTTTTGGAGGCATAGCAACTTATTATACTCCTTTCGTCCGTGTAGAAAAAGGTGATTTCCGTACCAGAGAACGACGCGACATTGAGCCTGAAAACAATACTGTTCGCCACATAATCCCGCAATTAATAGCTGCCACCCCCGATGAAATGCGCAAAGTAATAGCCCTATTTCAGCAAAAAGGGTATCAGGAAGCAGACCTAAACCTAGGTTGTCCTTTCCCTATACTGGCTCGCCGACATAAAGGTTCGGGCATTCTGCCTTATCCGGAGGAAGTAGAAAGACTTTTGCAATGCATGAAAGAGTTTCCCGATATGCAGTTCTCAGTAAAGATGCGTCTGGGATGGGAAGACCCCAAAGAATGCCTTGCCTTGCTTCCCTTGCTAAATAACTATTCCCTGAAGCAAATCACCCTTCATGCCCGCGTAGGAAAGCAACAATATAAAGGAGAGACTGACCGGGACTCTTTTGAGACTTTTTACAACGAATGCAGGCATCCGCTAATTTACAACGGCGATATCAATACCCTTGAGGATATTAATGAGATAGTAAGCCGCTTTCCCAATATTTCAGGAATCATGATTGGCCGAGGGTTACTAGCCAATCCCGCCCTTGCTTTGGAATATCAGCAAGACAAGAAGTTATCTCAAAAAGAGATGCTTGGCAAAGTGAAAGCTTTCCATGCCGTGTTGTTTGATTATTACGAGGCGCATCTACAAGGAAATGACCAATTAGTCAACAAGGTGAAGACTCTCTGGGAATATCTTTTGCCTGATATGGACAAAAAGTTTAAAAAGAAGATACACAAATGCACCAAAATTGAAATCTACAGAGCTGCAGTAGCAGAAGCATTAAGAGTATAA
- a CDS encoding AI-2E family transporter, producing the protein MIEKKITFDSFIRAVLGIGIVVGFLILIKKLSAVLLPFFIAWLIAYLIYPLVKFFQYKLRLRSRIVSIFCALFTIVLIASVAFYLLVPPVINEFTRVKDLVMVYFADEMNSPTIPKNLSEFIRQNVNVDAVNNILSQENIREMLKNAVPKLWTLLSESINLLFSIFASLIILLYVVFILLDYESIAEGWIHLLPEKYRTFTTILVKDVQKGMNKYFRGQALVAFCVGILFSIGFLIIGFPLAIGLGLFIGVLNMVPYLQIVGLIPTVALAILKAADTGQNFWIILASALAVFAVVQTIQDTLIVPKVMGKITGLNPAIILLSLSIWGSLMGILGMIIALPITTLLLSYYQRFIVGHEKINQNTTEPTENQPTEDVTEK; encoded by the coding sequence ATGATAGAAAAGAAAATAACATTTGATAGCTTTATCCGTGCGGTATTAGGAATAGGTATCGTCGTGGGATTTTTGATACTCATAAAAAAATTAAGCGCGGTGTTATTGCCTTTTTTCATCGCATGGCTCATCGCCTATCTTATTTATCCGCTGGTTAAATTCTTCCAATACAAATTGCGGTTGCGCAGCAGAATCGTCTCTATTTTCTGCGCCTTATTTACCATTGTACTAATAGCCTCTGTGGCATTTTATCTGTTGGTCCCTCCTGTTATTAATGAATTTACAAGAGTTAAAGATTTGGTAATGGTTTATTTTGCCGATGAGATGAACAGCCCGACCATACCCAAGAATCTATCAGAATTCATTCGACAGAATGTAAATGTAGATGCTGTCAATAATATATTGAGCCAAGAAAACATAAGAGAAATGCTCAAAAATGCTGTTCCAAAACTATGGACTTTGCTATCCGAGTCAATCAACTTACTATTCAGTATTTTTGCTTCCTTAATTATCCTTCTCTATGTCGTGTTCATTCTGCTTGATTATGAATCAATAGCCGAAGGGTGGATTCACCTGCTACCCGAAAAATATAGAACATTCACTACTATTTTGGTTAAGGACGTACAGAAAGGAATGAATAAATATTTCAGAGGGCAAGCCTTAGTCGCATTTTGTGTTGGCATTCTATTTAGCATCGGTTTTCTCATCATCGGCTTCCCATTGGCCATAGGCCTTGGACTCTTTATCGGAGTACTGAATATGGTGCCTTATCTCCAGATTGTAGGATTAATACCGACTGTTGCTCTCGCTATCCTTAAAGCTGCCGACACCGGACAGAACTTTTGGATTATATTAGCCTCTGCCCTAGCTGTTTTTGCCGTAGTACAAACGATACAAGATACATTAATAGTGCCCAAAGTAATGGGGAAAATCACCGGATTAAATCCTGCAATTATTCTATTGTCTCTTTCTATTTGGGGCTCGCTAATGGGAATATTAGGAATGATTATCGCTCTGCCCATAACAACCCTTTTACTTTCCTATTACCAACGATTTATTGTTGGGCATGAAAAGATAAATCAAAATACAACGGAACCCACTGAGAATCAGCCAACAGAGGACGTTACAGAAAAATAA
- a CDS encoding thymidine kinase, whose amino-acid sequence MALFSEDQIQETKMRGRIEVICGSMFSGKTEELIRRLKRATFARQRVEIFKPAIDTRYSEEDVVSHDSNSISSTPIDSSASILLFTSEIDVVGIDEAQFFDNSLIEVCNQLANNGIRVIIAGLDMDFKGLPFGPMPGLCAIADEVSKVHAICVKCGQLASFSHRTVKSEKQVLLGETEEYEPLCRECYNRARDKDNT is encoded by the coding sequence ATGGCATTATTTTCGGAAGATCAGATACAAGAAACAAAAATGAGAGGAAGAATTGAAGTTATTTGCGGGTCCATGTTTTCAGGAAAAACAGAAGAACTGATTCGTCGATTAAAGCGGGCTACATTTGCACGCCAACGTGTGGAGATATTTAAACCTGCCATTGACACACGTTATTCTGAAGAAGACGTAGTCTCTCACGACAGTAACTCCATATCTTCCACTCCCATTGATTCTTCGGCAAGCATCTTGCTATTCACTTCCGAAATAGATGTAGTAGGAATTGACGAGGCTCAGTTCTTTGACAATAGTTTGATAGAAGTTTGCAATCAGTTGGCCAACAATGGCATTCGGGTAATTATCGCCGGCCTGGATATGGATTTTAAAGGCCTCCCGTTTGGCCCTATGCCCGGACTTTGCGCCATAGCCGACGAAGTTTCCAAGGTGCATGCCATCTGCGTGAAATGCGGACAATTGGCTTCTTTCTCGCACCGCACGGTAAAAAGTGAGAAACAAGTATTACTGGGAGAGACTGAAGAATACGAACCCTTGTGTCGTGAATGCTACAATCGTGCCAGAGATAAAGATAACACATAA
- the rsmI gene encoding 16S rRNA (cytidine(1402)-2'-O)-methyltransferase, with protein MGKLYVVPTPVGNLEDMTFRAIRVLKEADLILAEDTRTSGILLKHFEIKNAMQSHHKFNEHKMVESVVIRIKGGETIALISDAGTPGISDPGFLVIRECVRNGIEVECLPGATAFVPALVSSGLPNDKFCFEGFLPPKKGRMTKLKSLAEEKRTMVFYESPHRLLKTLVQFAEYFGSERQVSVSREISKLYEETLRGSLAELIAHFTTTDPRGEIVIVIAGIDD; from the coding sequence ATGGGTAAACTATATGTGGTGCCTACTCCGGTAGGTAATCTTGAAGATATGACATTTCGGGCTATTAGGGTGTTGAAAGAAGCAGATTTGATACTCGCTGAAGATACTCGTACTTCGGGTATCTTACTAAAGCACTTTGAAATAAAAAATGCGATGCAATCTCATCATAAGTTTAATGAACATAAAATGGTGGAGAGCGTTGTTATTAGAATAAAAGGAGGCGAAACCATTGCGCTTATTTCGGATGCTGGTACACCGGGGATTTCCGATCCGGGATTTCTTGTGATTCGCGAATGTGTTCGGAATGGAATTGAAGTAGAGTGTTTGCCTGGGGCAACGGCTTTTGTGCCGGCACTTGTTTCTTCAGGATTGCCCAATGACAAATTCTGTTTTGAGGGCTTTTTGCCTCCGAAAAAGGGACGTATGACCAAACTGAAATCGTTAGCCGAAGAAAAACGTACCATGGTGTTTTATGAGTCACCTCATCGATTATTGAAAACATTGGTCCAGTTTGCCGAATATTTTGGAAGTGAGAGGCAAGTCTCGGTTTCAAGAGAGATTTCTAAACTCTACGAAGAAACCCTTCGCGGGAGTTTGGCGGAATTGATAGCCCACTTTACTACTACCGATCCTCGGGGAGAAATAGTCATTGTAATAGCAGGAATAGACGATTAA
- a CDS encoding YjjG family noncanonical pyrimidine nucleotidase, translating into MGYKNLFFDLDDTLWAFSLNARNTFEEMYIKYQFHRYFDSFHHFYTLYEKRNIELWAEYGVGHITKQELNHQRFLYPLQAVGVFDENLAKAYSDDFFTVIPTKSALMPYAKELLEYLAPTYNLYILSNGFRELQYHKMRSSGIDGYFKKIILSDDIGVLKPGPQIFNFALSSTQSKPENSLMIGDSWDADIVGAHGVGMHQLYYNYVGRTDFSFLATYTVNALKDIKDIL; encoded by the coding sequence ATGGGATATAAAAATTTGTTTTTTGATTTAGACGATACACTTTGGGCTTTCTCTCTTAATGCCCGTAATACGTTTGAAGAGATGTATATTAAGTATCAGTTTCATCGCTATTTTGATTCTTTTCATCACTTCTATACCCTCTATGAGAAAAGGAATATAGAATTGTGGGCGGAGTATGGAGTAGGTCATATAACTAAGCAAGAACTAAATCATCAACGTTTTTTGTACCCACTTCAGGCGGTGGGAGTGTTCGACGAGAATCTGGCCAAAGCTTATTCCGACGATTTCTTTACCGTAATTCCTACTAAAAGTGCCTTGATGCCTTATGCTAAGGAATTACTCGAATACTTGGCTCCTACTTATAATCTTTATATTCTCTCCAACGGTTTTAGGGAGCTTCAATATCACAAGATGCGTTCATCGGGTATTGACGGATACTTTAAGAAAATAATTCTATCTGATGACATAGGCGTACTTAAACCAGGTCCTCAGATTTTCAACTTTGCCCTTTCTTCTACACAGTCAAAGCCCGAAAATTCCTTAATGATAGGCGATAGCTGGGATGCGGATATTGTTGGTGCGCATGGAGTGGGGATGCATCAATTATATTACAATTATGTGGGGCGTACAGATTTCTCATTTTTAGCAACTTACACTGTAAATGCGTTGAAAGATATAAAAGACATATTGTAA
- a CDS encoding SusD/RagB family nutrient-binding outer membrane lipoprotein, whose protein sequence is MKKILYKFFLASAIILMASSCEDMQVTNTDPNNPASVPSNMLMSGTEKKIMDYVYDNWFSGRQCLVYSQYWAQRNYTEEDRYQIRESVNNNYFNMLYTLVANLDKVIELNTNESTSTISANYGDNENQIAAARILKAWLLSVMTDTWGSIPYSEAGQLTDGVYYPKYDDQTEIYADLIKELTEAAAMIDPSQDAFTSGDMIFKGDASKWKKFANSLKCRLAIHISKVDPNWKTYIAEALSSGVFESNADNAVFHYSKTAPEYSQFYEGFYVEARNDFTISRPFMDILKGQADTLNVKTHPWEGVEDPRLEVYSGGPRTLAADNNSTKVGNRYYKNGDYYIGMPYGIPSNNVKSEYRNIAPNLYAVQPLVLQEDFPVPLMTYAELKFILSEYNGYSVAEYKEGVEASVKYWYGLAGETPTDLETYVDKVSQTVNAETVALQKYIDLYMNGTEAWVEYRRTGYPTQLLKPEEISVISMGDDATDPTKTTPIKFTTLSDTKGDILARVKYPTNESTLNGDNFNAAVAKLDDGTNNYYTKMFWDVRTTSNPHPANK, encoded by the coding sequence ATGAAAAAAATATTATATAAATTTTTCCTTGCTTCTGCGATCATATTGATGGCTTCTTCATGTGAAGACATGCAAGTAACAAATACCGATCCGAACAATCCCGCTTCAGTCCCCTCAAATATGCTTATGAGTGGTACTGAAAAGAAAATAATGGATTATGTATATGATAACTGGTTTAGTGGCCGTCAATGTTTAGTGTATAGTCAATACTGGGCCCAAAGAAATTATACAGAAGAGGACCGTTATCAAATTCGTGAAAGCGTAAACAACAATTACTTTAATATGTTATATACGTTAGTCGCCAATCTTGATAAAGTTATTGAGCTTAATACGAATGAATCGACTTCAACAATCTCCGCAAATTATGGAGACAATGAAAATCAGATAGCAGCAGCCAGGATACTGAAAGCATGGCTTTTAAGTGTTATGACTGATACTTGGGGTAGCATTCCTTATTCAGAAGCGGGTCAACTTACTGATGGGGTTTATTATCCGAAATATGATGATCAGACAGAAATTTATGCGGATTTGATTAAGGAATTAACCGAAGCTGCAGCAATGATTGATCCATCGCAGGATGCATTTACCAGTGGTGATATGATTTTTAAAGGTGATGCATCAAAATGGAAGAAATTTGCAAATTCATTAAAATGCCGTTTAGCAATTCATATATCAAAAGTAGACCCAAACTGGAAAACGTACATTGCAGAAGCATTAAGCAGTGGGGTTTTTGAAAGCAATGCTGATAACGCCGTTTTTCATTATTCTAAGACTGCACCAGAATATAGTCAATTCTATGAAGGTTTTTATGTTGAAGCTCGGAATGATTTTACTATATCACGTCCTTTTATGGATATATTAAAGGGACAGGCTGATACTTTAAACGTAAAGACACATCCTTGGGAAGGTGTTGAGGACCCTCGCCTTGAAGTATATTCAGGTGGCCCTAGGACTTTGGCTGCGGATAATAATTCAACTAAAGTAGGTAATAGGTATTATAAAAACGGAGACTATTATATTGGCATGCCTTATGGGATACCCAGCAATAATGTAAAATCTGAATATAGAAATATTGCACCAAATCTATATGCAGTTCAACCTCTTGTTCTTCAAGAAGATTTCCCTGTGCCTTTAATGACTTATGCCGAATTGAAATTCATTCTTTCCGAATATAATGGCTATTCTGTAGCAGAGTATAAAGAAGGAGTTGAAGCGTCAGTGAAATATTGGTATGGCTTAGCTGGTGAAACTCCTACCGATTTAGAAACTTATGTTGATAAAGTAAGCCAAACAGTAAATGCTGAAACAGTCGCCTTGCAGAAATATATTGATCTTTATATGAATGGGACAGAGGCTTGGGTCGAATATCGGAGAACCGGATATCCGACTCAGTTATTGAAGCCTGAAGAAATTTCAGTTATTTCCATGGGAGATGATGCTACAGATCCGACAAAGACTACCCCAATCAAATTTACAACATTGTCAGACACAAAGGGAGATATTTTAGCTCGTGTAAAATACCCGACCAATGAAAGTACATTAAATGGAGACAATTTTAATGCAGCAGTAGCAAAATTGGATGACGGAACAAATAATTATTATACAAAGATGTTCTGGGATGTACGCACTACAAGCAACCCACATCCTGCTAATAAATAA
- a CDS encoding site-specific integrase, translating to MDKIIYNLVFNRRRSLNERGMALVQVEAYLNKRRKYFSTKIYLTPMQWDNKRQLIKDHPNAEALNRMLYEHIALLEKEELSLWQQGKTITLDALKEALLPHKEDLSFLSFLRDEIINSSLNESTKRNHLSTYRLLNQYKKNILFSDLTFEFISSFEFHLRSKGYHINTIAKHMKHLKRYINVAINKDYMNIQKYAFRKYKIKTIENAHTHLSPDELEALEKLKLTGNNTKLQSTLDAFLFCCYAGLRYSDFINLTLDNFILLNKETWLIYKSVKTKTEVRLPLYLLFDGKSIPILERHMSNISDFFKLRDNSNINKDLIKISKLSGISKHISFHTARHTNATLLIYSGVNITTVQKLLGHKSIRTTQVYTNIMDMTIIRDLEKCTEGIYEKGIYSGKISRS from the coding sequence ATGGACAAGATAATCTATAACCTGGTATTTAATAGAAGACGAAGCCTTAACGAGAGAGGGATGGCTTTAGTACAAGTAGAGGCTTATTTAAATAAAAGAAGAAAATATTTCTCAACAAAAATTTATCTTACGCCAATGCAATGGGATAATAAAAGGCAATTAATAAAAGATCATCCTAATGCAGAAGCTTTAAACAGAATGCTTTATGAACATATAGCTTTGCTTGAAAAGGAGGAACTAAGTTTATGGCAACAAGGTAAGACTATAACATTGGATGCATTAAAAGAAGCTCTTTTGCCGCACAAGGAAGATCTCTCTTTTCTCTCATTTTTAAGAGACGAAATAATTAATTCGTCTCTTAATGAAAGTACTAAAAGGAATCATCTTTCGACCTACAGATTGTTAAACCAGTATAAAAAGAATATTCTCTTTTCTGATTTAACTTTTGAATTTATATCTTCATTTGAATTTCATCTACGATCAAAAGGTTATCATATAAACACAATAGCCAAGCACATGAAACATTTAAAACGATATATCAATGTGGCTATTAATAAAGACTATATGAATATACAGAAATATGCATTTAGAAAATATAAAATAAAAACAATTGAAAATGCTCATACGCACTTATCTCCTGATGAACTAGAAGCATTGGAAAAACTAAAATTAACGGGAAATAATACAAAGTTACAGAGTACACTAGATGCTTTTCTCTTTTGTTGTTACGCCGGATTACGATATTCTGACTTTATAAATTTAACGCTCGATAATTTTATCCTTCTAAATAAAGAAACATGGTTAATATATAAGTCCGTAAAAACTAAAACTGAAGTACGTTTACCTCTTTATTTGCTTTTTGATGGCAAATCTATTCCTATATTGGAAAGACATATGAGTAACATATCTGATTTCTTTAAACTACGTGATAATTCTAATATAAATAAAGATCTCATAAAAATTTCAAAGCTATCTGGAATATCGAAACATATATCCTTCCATACAGCGCGTCATACAAATGCTACTTTATTAATATATAGTGGAGTAAATATTACCACTGTACAGAAATTACTGGGACATAAAAGTATTAGAACGACGCAAGTTTATACCAATATAATGGATATGACCATTATTCGTGATTTGGAAAAATGTACTGAAGGCATTTATGAGAAAGGTATTTATTCAGGAAAGATTAGCCGTTCATAG
- a CDS encoding TonB-dependent receptor, translating into MKRKLMLLLTCLFVGVGLVTAQTQRVTGVVTSEEDGLPVVGASILVKGTSVGTITDVDGNFTLSNIPGSAKTLQISYIGMQTQEVAIKPTLKVVLKSDAKVLDEVIIVAYGQQKKSSFTGSAGVVNSEKLSERVVSNITNAVSGQIAGVQSVNNSGQPGSSATIRIRGIGSMSSSNAPLYVVDGVPYDSDISAINPQDIESMTVLKDASANAIYGARGANGVILITTKTGKSGSAKVTFDAKWGSNSRMIPQYDVIGTGEYYETQYKALYNSKAYAGSSSSVAFDYADKTLLDSKNGGLGYLVYTVPTGEKLIGTNFKLNPNAKLGYSDGTYYYKPDDWYNEIFGSNLRQEYNASVAGGSEKINYYTSVGYLDDSGLIANSAFKRYTGRAKVDYQAKKWLKVGTNLAYAYTDSESPESQSADSWGSSGNLFYVVNTLAPIYPMYVRNEDGSIAHDSTTGYKVYDSGNNTNFSRPSLTGNAARDIDLNRQHNYIDNLSGKWYAQINPIEGLTLTANIAVNVQNQRLNELFSRFGSSSASDGIAYVESDRSFGVNNQYLASYTKAIAEKHNIDLLIGYEQYRYKDQVLYGQNTNLYDPFIGELNNATGTSQKVAKSYTDNYMTEGILSRVQYNYDGKYFFSGSFRRDASSRFAEGHRWGNFGSVGAAWLITQEKFMKPTNDWLNSLKFKISWGQQGNDGLLRTVNGVSRDNWYAYKDQYNVSYNEQTQQYSLVLAYKGKEDITWETSYSFNTGFDFELFNNKLNGSIEYFSRKTTNLLYNKPVPLSSGISTGYVPTNVGSIINKGIELDLNSTIVKNNDLEWDLNFNLTHYSNKILSLDADLEAAGGQKGSYYIYRVGGSLYNSYLKTYVGVDPDTGEALYYVDPDNGDYTKTANYEDAKQADQGSTLPTVYGGFGTTLRFHGFDLSAQIAYQLGGKYYDGAYQTYMHNGGDGMQGTNWSTDIRNAWTPTNRYTNVPRLDASDPCYQYDSSRFLVSSDYLSLNNITLGYTLSKRSLNALGISNLRLYVTADNVALLSARKGLDSRQSLGVGSSTAGSGAETTSSYSAMRTIAGGITVTF; encoded by the coding sequence ATGAAAAGAAAATTAATGTTGTTATTAACCTGCCTTTTTGTAGGCGTAGGTTTGGTAACTGCTCAAACTCAAAGAGTGACAGGTGTTGTCACTTCAGAGGAAGACGGGCTACCAGTTGTAGGAGCCTCTATTTTAGTGAAGGGTACTAGCGTTGGTACTATAACTGACGTAGATGGTAATTTCACATTGTCTAATATACCAGGTTCTGCAAAGACTTTGCAGATTTCATATATTGGTATGCAGACCCAGGAAGTGGCAATTAAACCTACGCTAAAGGTAGTATTGAAATCTGATGCAAAGGTATTGGATGAAGTAATAATTGTGGCATACGGTCAGCAAAAGAAGTCATCATTTACAGGGTCTGCTGGCGTTGTTAATTCTGAAAAACTTTCAGAGCGTGTTGTCTCTAATATTACCAATGCTGTCTCGGGTCAGATTGCTGGTGTTCAGTCTGTTAACAATAGTGGTCAACCTGGTTCTTCAGCCACAATTCGTATTCGTGGTATCGGATCTATGAGTTCCAGTAATGCTCCATTATATGTAGTTGATGGGGTTCCATACGATAGTGATATTTCAGCAATTAATCCACAGGATATTGAATCCATGACCGTTCTGAAAGATGCGTCTGCAAATGCAATTTATGGTGCACGTGGTGCCAACGGCGTTATCTTAATTACTACAAAAACGGGAAAAAGTGGTAGTGCTAAAGTTACTTTTGATGCTAAATGGGGATCAAACTCGCGTATGATTCCTCAATATGATGTTATTGGGACAGGGGAGTATTATGAAACACAATATAAAGCATTGTATAACTCAAAAGCTTATGCTGGGAGTTCTTCTTCCGTTGCTTTTGATTATGCTGACAAAACCTTGTTAGATTCAAAAAATGGTGGTTTAGGTTATTTGGTATATACAGTTCCTACGGGAGAAAAACTAATTGGCACTAATTTTAAATTAAATCCAAATGCAAAACTTGGCTATTCTGATGGTACCTATTATTATAAGCCAGATGATTGGTACAATGAAATATTTGGAAGTAATCTGCGTCAGGAGTACAATGCAAGTGTTGCTGGGGGGTCTGAAAAAATAAATTATTATACGAGCGTTGGATATCTAGACGATTCTGGTCTAATTGCCAATTCTGCGTTTAAGCGTTATACAGGCCGTGCGAAAGTTGATTATCAGGCAAAAAAATGGCTAAAGGTGGGAACTAATTTGGCATATGCTTATACTGATTCAGAGTCTCCTGAGTCTCAGAGTGCTGATAGTTGGGGTAGTTCCGGCAATTTATTCTATGTAGTCAACACACTTGCTCCTATTTATCCAATGTATGTACGAAATGAAGATGGAAGTATTGCACATGATTCAACTACTGGATATAAAGTATATGATTCGGGAAATAACACTAATTTCTCTCGCCCGAGTTTGACTGGTAATGCTGCTCGTGATATAGATTTGAATCGTCAGCATAACTATATTGACAATCTTTCGGGAAAGTGGTATGCACAGATTAATCCTATAGAAGGGCTTACATTAACAGCAAATATAGCAGTGAATGTACAGAATCAACGTTTGAACGAGTTATTTAGCCGTTTTGGCAGCAGTTCTGCTTCGGATGGTATTGCTTATGTTGAAAGTGATCGCTCTTTTGGAGTTAACAATCAATATTTGGCTAGTTATACAAAAGCAATTGCAGAGAAACACAATATAGATTTATTGATAGGTTACGAACAATATCGTTATAAAGATCAGGTATTATATGGTCAAAATACAAACCTCTATGATCCTTTCATCGGAGAATTAAACAATGCTACGGGTACCTCACAAAAAGTGGCTAAATCTTATACCGATAATTATATGACAGAAGGTATTCTTAGTCGCGTTCAATATAATTATGATGGTAAATATTTCTTTAGTGGCTCTTTCCGGCGCGATGCTTCTTCTCGTTTTGCAGAAGGTCACCGTTGGGGTAACTTCGGTAGTGTAGGGGCGGCGTGGTTGATTACGCAGGAAAAATTTATGAAGCCGACGAATGATTGGTTGAATTCTTTGAAATTTAAAATTAGCTGGGGACAACAAGGTAATGATGGGTTATTGAGAACTGTAAATGGTGTGTCTCGTGATAACTGGTATGCTTATAAGGACCAATATAACGTTAGCTATAATGAGCAAACCCAGCAATATTCTTTGGTTTTGGCATATAAGGGTAAGGAAGATATTACTTGGGAGACCTCTTATTCTTTTAACACTGGATTTGATTTTGAATTGTTTAATAACAAGTTGAATGGTTCGATTGAATATTTCAGTCGTAAGACTACTAATTTGTTGTATAATAAACCAGTGCCTCTTTCTTCTGGTATTTCTACAGGTTACGTTCCAACTAATGTTGGTTCTATTATAAATAAAGGTATTGAATTGGATTTGAATAGTACTATTGTAAAAAATAATGATTTGGAATGGGACTTGAATTTTAATCTCACTCATTATTCGAACAAAATACTTTCATTGGATGCTGATTTGGAGGCTGCCGGAGGGCAAAAAGGTTCGTACTACATTTACCGTGTTGGCGGATCTTTATACAACTCATATCTGAAAACATATGTAGGCGTTGACCCTGATACGGGTGAAGCTCTTTACTATGTCGACCCTGATAATGGTGACTATACTAAAACTGCTAATTATGAAGATGCCAAACAAGCTGATCAAGGATCCACACTTCCAACAGTTTATGGAGGCTTTGGGACAACATTAAGATTTCATGGCTTTGATCTCTCTGCACAGATAGCATATCAATTAGGCGGAAAATATTATGATGGTGCTTATCAGACATATATGCATAATGGAGGTGACGGTATGCAAGGTACTAATTGGTCGACAGACATTAGAAATGCGTGGACACCTACTAATAGGTATACAAATGTACCTCGTTTGGATGCTTCTGATCCATGCTACCAATATGACTCAAGCCGTTTTCTTGTAAGCTCTGACTACTTGAGCTTAAATAACATTACTTTAGGTTATACTCTATCAAAACGTTCTTTGAATGCGCTCGGGATATCCAATCTTCGCCTATATGTGACAGCAGATAATGTCGCTCTATTATCAGCTCGTAAAGGCCTTGACTCTCGTCAAAGCTTGGGTGTTGGTAGTTCTACTGCTGGTAGTGGAGCCGAGACAACAAGTTCTTATTCTGCCATGCGTACGATAGCTGGAGGTATTACGGTTACATTCTAA